The stretch of DNA GAGTTATCAGTCACTAATGTTTTAAATGTGTTTCTTATTTGCTTCTATAGCAAATTATCTCGTGTTGGGTGTCTGTCACGTGAATGGATTCTTAGAGGAGTCACGGAATGAATGGTGCCAATAGTAAATTTACTTTTTGATCTATTAAGTGGTTGTTACCAATGCAACAAAATGACTATGTAACCATTATTACCTGGATCAACGTGGTAAACAGTGAGCTTCTGTGATCTTAGTAACTCAGTGATAGTAGATCTGAGTGGCAGATGGTGGATGACATGGATGTGTTCCCTGTGTCAACTCTTGTTGGGTTGTGTGTACATCAGAGTCTAGGCTGTGTGAGGTCTAGATAACAGGTGATACTTCTTCTTGTGTAGCTTGTATTCTTTGACATGCTGTTCTAAGTCCTGTGCTGTTTTGGTGCTGTAGACCTCAGAAGAAATGGGTTATGTACTACTTTCCTTGTTTTGGCACGATGATTTGTTGGGAGTTTCAGTTTTAGAAAATGCCAGTTGCTGCCTTGGCTttgtaaatatttatttttcctacagTTATGTGTGGAAGAATGTGTGCATTtggttacatatatatatatatatatatatatatatatatatatatatatatatatatatatatatatatatatatatatatatatatatataaattgatgTGACCAGATTACCATACATTCAAATATTACATACATAGCTAGATACATTCTATACTTATATATTTTGATAtacttttgtgtttgtttgtgaatGCATTTGAAATGGAGCCTGAATACAGAGGAACACAAATCTCTAACACTGCTCTATTCCAGATACTTAACACACTTCTGAGCACCTGATAACAGCTTTTTCATTTAACTTGTAAAGTTTTACCTCTTTTACACATGAGTAACAAAGTTCATTTTGAGGACAATTATGAATACATTTGTAATTGCTGTTAATTGGGAACTTCTGTGTTTGTGATATCAGATTTACATGCTAATAATCACATCAGTATTGCTGGACGCACATTTCCTGCTATTGGTAACTTTAGAAACAAAGTCTCAGATTTGCAGAGCACACAACCATCGTTGTCAACACAACAGGGGCAGAATAACTCTCAGCATCACATTTCTACATGGTCTAATAAAATGCcatacaacacaacacttcaACATGCCTGGAACTCCTGTTGTATTCATTGGTTCAGACTTTCCTCAGTACAAGAAcagaatcatatatatatatatcaatgaatgtttttttttttttttttcccatgcttGAATTTAGTGCATTTTCCACACACATTGGTCATGGAATGATGCAATGTCAAACTTTGTACTTGAGTATGAggttcatatattttcatttgcttCTATCTGAGGAAGTTAGACATTTGTTCTCTTGAGGCATGCCGTTAAAATTCATTTCtttgacacacgcacacacacacacacacacacacacacacacacacacacacacacacacacacacacacacacacacacacacacacacacacacacacacacacacacacacacacacacacacacacacacacgttgttgTTTTACACTATTTATGTCTGCAATTTCCAGTGACTGTAGATATTTTTATATAGTTacccttttttgacatttcCTTAGTGTAGTTTTTAGTAATATGAGTGAATACTAATTGATAATAAAACTAGTAATTTTTCAGattaatttttgttattgtttaacaaagaaaaggaagtagcaTAATAATGCATCCAGATTACATGATATAATGATAAATTTCATTACATAGTAAAGTTATTGTTTTACATGGTAATTCCTTTACCTGTGAATGCTGACCACTTACCCCATTGTTCAGTAGCAGTACAAGGGCCACCAATGCGCTACCTGCTGCTGGCTGGAGCCGTGGTAGTGTCTTTGCTGCTCACTGTTGTTCTGGTGGCCATCGTGTGTTACTGGCACCATCAcagggtgagtgtgtgcgtgtcctACTGTAAAGGAGCTGTGCTTCAATTGTGTAATGTCCTTTCTTCATATAGTATCCAACTTCTTAAAAGTTATCAACATATCCTTATAAAGAGTACATTTTCAACTTTGATATTCCATATTTTTACGATTTGTTGGAGAAAGTTGTTCTTCGTGATGTTTTTAGTAATAGTGCTGTTCTTcagctttcttttacttcccttcATGTCTCATTCATTTGATACATACAGATCTCTGCCCAGTTCCTCCATTGAGAACTACTGTtacatctttttctcatttctaagATGGGAAGGGTCAGCCTAGAGTCTCTTCAgatcctttttcttactttgttttgGTATATCAGTAGTGCAGAATGTACATTTTTACACTTTATTTATTGAATATTACAAGGTTACATAGGATATGAAGTCAAAGTATAAGTTTCAGTTATACATAATGATACCTTTGTCAGCCACAGAATGATCGGATTCGGCGAGGTTTCCCAGACGTGGAATCTATTTTAGACCGCTCTGAGCTGCCTCTCATGGGTCCACACACTCCTATCAGGGACATCATTGAACTCACTTCTAGTGGTTCGGGTTCTGGTAAGGCAAATGAAATGCTTTTATTACCAACAAAACATCTTAATAGCAAAGAATTTTACTTATTAACTTAGAGTGTGACCATTTCTCAATACAGTAAAGTcctgggttacgtcggtctcgagttacgtcaaactcgtagttatgtcagtccactataaggcaatttaagattaaaaaaattgaaaatttataaatcgtaaagtgcgggatttattgttattgttggtggttgcccgccacaccacccgcctcacgcttgaatacaataacaccctgcctcagttccaccacaccatcgcccctggcaagagtgttatcctacttctgcgtttactgactcaagttcttagtatcttgctcaatggcaccaaagagaaaacttcttagtgacagcagtgatgctaagaaaaggaaaaccattatgctacaagaaaaagaggacataattaaaagacatgagaagggaggcagcagctgtgtgtgagggagggaagaaaatgggaagcccgttaccatgacaacggaggttgacgaccttgagggctcgcacacccatcacaacaataacaactccggagccttcgcctgggccacacgacactcgcagctcacttgcaccgtctgcgcctgtctgctgatccctattgcatttcctgccccgctgcccacgcttctactcccaccgcactgcactacgctcccagctgtccgccctgggcgtcacaacatttgacctgcccaccctcctggcggcctcaggcgtccaaccctctcggcaacctgcagtccttcacgttcgtggccctaatcaacaacaaaaacaaacttgtgtttcatattcctacgtagttgtaaataatagaacaatataacctttaacttacctgaatgaccataaacaatgattggttgaaaactcgataatatgctttgaaatgtacggaaactcgagttacatacaaaatcgacttatgtcatgtttcaggaacgtaactctgacgtaaactgagaccttactgtatatgttGTTAtggttttttcatttatttatgatttGAAAATCACTTGAATTGCTTACTTGATATCAGTTTCATAAAATGTAGTGAacagtgtagtagtagcaagtgACTTCAAGAGATAATAGTATTGAATTTTAACATAAGGATGCTTTCAACTCAGCTGAATGAACATTTTTTAGAATTAACTAATTTCCAAAGTAATTGTAAGAGGTGAATTAACTATTAAATTTGATAATTTCCTATGGGATTATTCttgagaaagaatagaacatAAGAATTAAATAATAATTTTATAAATAAGCTAATGGGCATACATACATAGTGACTATATAAAACATATCTCCCCACATTCATTTATCATCTCTGTCTATAAGTATTTTCTAATTGTGCAATTGTTGTTGCAGGCCTACCACTGCTGGTTCAGAGAAGTATTGCCCGTCAGATCCAGCTAATAGACCCCATAGGGAAGGGTCGGTTTGGGGAAGTGTGGTGTGGAAGGTGGCGTGGAGAGTTTGTGGCTGTGAAGATCTTTTCATCAAGGTAGGTGGTGTGCTTGAGGTCACAAGATTCTCCCTTTCTGCTTGTTAACCACATTGATTAAATCTTGTAAGTGGATTTGTAAGGAAAATTTTACAAGAAACTAAGAAGAAATCAGATACATATGATAACTAGGCCTTATTTCTAACATAACCTTATATTTGAACCTGTCTTTGATTGCAGGGATGAGAGATCGTGGTTCCGGGAAGTGGAAATTTACCAAACAGTGATGCTGcgtcatgactgtcttctcggattcATTGCAGCTGATAATAAAGGTGACTTGTTTAATAAGCCTCTAAAGCAGCAGATAGGTTAATGTTGTATTGCTTTATATCAAACAATGGATTTTAAGGGTGTACATTATGTGTATgtcattagtattgttatttgaTGTAGGAGTGTCATAGTGTGCTATTCGTGTGATGCTCACTGTGATTTAGCGGTGTATCTTAACCCGTAAGTGACAAGAGACACTTATTTACTTGGCTCAGGAAACTGAGaggtacacacatacatgtaatAGAATTTTCAATTTTAGATATATAAATCCCAGATACTGTAATTTTCTTCGCAAAACAAAgttgctgttttatttatttattttcattcagtcCCCCTCTGTTGTTAGTTAACAATAACACTAAACTCTCCACAGACAATGGAACGTGGACTCAGCTGTGGCTGGTGACAGATTATCATGAGAATGGATCATTGTTTGACTACTTGATGCGGCACACAGTAGACACAGCCGGCATGATCCGCATGGCTCTGTCCATTGCAACTGGTTTGGCACACCTTCACATGGATATCAATGGAAATAAAGGTGGGTAATTCAGACACATGTTAAAACTGGAGATGTCTTTTATTTTACTAGAAGAGAATAATGTGATAATGCATTATCATGAAAttaccattttccttcatttatgaCCACTTATTGATACAAATTTTACCTTTCAGGGAAGCCTGCCATTGCTCACAGAGATTTGAAGAGTAAAAATATTCTTGTTAAGTCAAATGGAACATGTGCAATAGCAGATTTGGGTCTGGCAGTAAGATATGACTCTGTCACAGACACTATAGACATTCAACCCAACAACAAGGTTGGGACAAATAGGTATTTAGCTCCTGAGGTAAGTGAGAGCCAGAACTGCAGCTGTCCATGTAAAAAGTATTGCTGTCAACATTATTTGCTTGCAGTCTtacattatatttatatatatatatatatatatatatatatatatatatatatatatatatatatatatatttatatttatatttatatttatacaggtaactcgatttatgtgatagatgcattccaagaggcatcgcatatatcaaaattcgcgtaaaacaaacatgtaattctcataagaaacgatagataataggggggatgcgtgaTGTGGTCCAataaaatttgtacaaaatactcttatctatttggctaaattaacatgtttttattatttaccattctaaatactagaagtgtattttaattaaagggaaaagtaagaaataatgagaaagcaaaaaataataagaaaacaacaaaacaaagaatacataaacaaaaacactgcgtcactgccttcaccactcacaccacaggcagtcaccatcttcctctgagcttttaccactttatcaaaaatccactatCAAAAATAatcccacatgcagaagaaggtgaaggacattttggggccatcttcctgaattataggcagattgaagagattctgtactcagtgctggcagactgtacatgaggcacgagaagagcgggagctgcatccaagattctttaacaatgtcagagcaacctcctgccgcgagaTGGCATCCATGAAGGCTTGGAAGGACAGGTGGTGTtattgtcttatatatgcatttatgttcacaaaacatttctattacctttttacaaaccttgcccccaagaaaggattgttttgtaatgcataaagtgaaatcttccatggaataccaaaaaataaagcagagatgagattgcCCGCAGACAAggcggagactcacggcgactcggccgctgcttcttcttcttgtgacccttttagcctgcgtgttgtctttcactacgatatttatgtttccactcctctattgcctgctataatggatatcatatcatagtattcatatacgctcatgccatgaggataacctcgactctgtggcactgagtgatagtgaattactaatgaaataccgcagtagttcattagtaattcacgcaacacgcaagctaaaagggtcacaagaagaagaagcggccaagtcgccgtgagtctccgcctcgtctgtgggcgatctcatctctgctttattttttggtattccatggaagatttcactttatgcattacaaaacaatcctttcttgggggcaaggtttgtaaaaagctaatagaaatgttttgtgaacataaatgcatatataagacagtaacaccacttGGAGAGATGGTGTAActagcaacctgagagcaacctcataGTAATctcgttaccgtccctccaagcgttcacggatgccatttcgcagcaggaggttgctctgatgttgttaaagtttcttggatccagctcctggtaACCAATGAGCACTTCTAGGTGGGCTAGCAACCTCCACCTGCCAACAGCAACGATTCTTTGTGTatgctattttacgaaggttggtatgtgagcaggaggttgctatggaggttgtctgtaccaacatagacaacaacctgcttcttggatccggccccagagctcccacctattggccagctgcagaactctcttgcgctcagtttgaaattgtatctggcgctcagtttgaaattgcgcttgggccaaatcgtgtataagcaaaccgatctcgcaaattaaattaattataatattttttcggtcgcgttattacaaaaacgcgtaaaatttataatattttttcggttgtGTTATGACAAAAACGCTtaaatcaaacacgcgtaaatcgagagttacctgttgtgtttgtgtgtgtgtgtgtgtatatatatatatatatatatatatatatatatatatatatatatatacacacaggcaacccccgtttaacgaaggggttacgttcctaaaaaacacttagttaagcgaaatttcgttaagcgaaccgattataacaagtttaacccctgacttgaacttccactgagagtaagcaaagcgagagtgcatcatagtacggtgaaaggtttaatgaaagtaaaaattatgaagtttaacatttaggcagttaaatttaatttaagtcattataatgtacactaatgtatgtatgtacgtagctttataatgttgatgatcttaaatttatgaagggagggagagtgaaacgggaaagacactaaccggcaacctgtggaatgtaaagaaaggcgcatcattgtaccgcatacaaaacttatgtaccacatttccacaaggctttccattttatccattgtagagtcacgagttcaggtggttcttttagcttgcaaggaagatacagtctcaccagccttcttaatagtctgctgacttgaaaatagtagagacagtagatggagtcaagatggtggccagcaatgctatagttttctcgcctctctcgtgtctgtgaataatatccagcttcacttagagagtaagagactttcctggtcttcttaggaatgctaggtcacattgcaaggagttttggtggcaagttgagcgagtgaagacgagctgctgctgactctgttatgggagtgagtggtgcgtgttgtccacaagaggcttgatcttgatcttcatcttgattctacaggtgtcccaggatttctcctgaggcaggccttagtatttgcggctgctagtgtattcaaaagattgtcggcttgcgtgatatggcggggctttcaaacttggaaaaaattacctggataaaactttgttaaagcgagtttggtattcgttaaatgagcagatggtagtaaaatgaaacctttgttgtagcgaaattttgttgtgtgaaccttcgttaaacgagggttgcctgtatatatatatatatatatatatatatatatatatatatatatatatatatatatatatatatatatatatatttaaaatgcttttttttttcaccagtgTCTTGATGAAACATTGAACATGAACCACATCGATTCATTCAAGAGGGCAGATGTGTATGCACTTGGCCTGGTGTACTGGGAAATTGCCCGGAGATGTAACACAGGTAAGCTTTAAGAACCATGAACCAGTCCATCtaacaaggaaatgaaatgttCACCAAATCTTCATTTACAAAGAAAGATTAGATTGATAGTATTGAATTTGTCTAGACATACCTTCTTAGTACAGTCGAGCATGGCATGGATGGGACAGTACAAATGAGCTGATTGCTTGCTTTCACTAATAATGCATTCACATGACCTCATCTAGATTGTGCTGTGCAGTTCTAGTCCTTATATTACAGGAAAGATCTAAGTCTATGAGAATCATTACATAAGAGAAggactaaaaagatacaaggaATGAAGGGTATTCCTTATGAAGATTGGTTATCAGGATAGAACAATAATGTTGAAAAATTAGATTGAAGGAATTGGTTACTAACCTACACTTTAGCTGTCTtttatagagtgtgtgtgtgtgtgtgtgtgcaaactaACAAATAAGTGTAGTAAGTGAGTTTCTTTCCTTGCAACATGTCTCTGTTCTCCTGAGTCACCATCTCTGAACTCTTGTGCCATAGGTGGTGGATGTGAGGATTACCAGCTGCCCTACTATGACATGCTCTCCAACGACCCCTCCATTGAGGAGGTTCGTAAGGTGGTGTGTACAAATAAGCAGCGGCCGGTGATTCCCAACAAATGGCAGTCCTGTGAGGTGAGTCTGGATCTTGTTGGGGTGTTGCTTTGGATACTTGGGTGCCTTGTTTCAATGGTAAACAAAACATGTTGCTGTAAGAAGCCATTTAGAGTTAAGAAATTGGAAGTTTGTGTCAGAAGGCTTAGTATAACTACACAATACAGCTGcatatttatgttttttaactTTGAAACTAACTCCGAGTACTTCCAGGACCTGCGGGTGATGAGCAAGTTAATGAAGGAGTGTTGGTACCACAATCCTGCAGCGCGTCTCCCAGCACTGCGCATCAAGAAGACCCTTGCCAACCTGGGGGCTCACGATGACCTCAAGTGCTGAACGGATGAATCAGTGAGAGGAGACATGTTCAAGTATTAGTGCTTCCCTTCATGACCCTTGTGCCATGTAAGGGGCATGCACATAGATATGTGTACAGTCGTAtgtttgcttgtgtttgtgtatgggtGGGTGTACGTGGGGTGGGTGCATATGTTCTGCCTGCAGCAGTGTTGGTACACAAGTTTATAGTTCTTGTGGGCATTACATTATaactaaaaataattaaacacagcaaatattaaagagaattaaagataaataaaaaaaaggtgtgtgtgtgtgtgtgtgtgtgtgtgtgtgtgtgtgtgtgcgctcattTCACCAATCGTGGAAAGACTTGCAGTTGCCAGGGAAATGAGTGCATATGTCCCCAGTCTCTGGCAGgctgttgttgctttttatCATAGATCCCACAATTAGTACAGTGAGATGTGCACTCATTCATCCAAATTGCAGGTGACAGTGTGGCTCCAAAATTTTCAAAGCAGCTTGACAGATTTTCACAAATCTTTATAAACAGTATCAGTTGAGGTTCAACTCATTGAATATGTATTAACATTACTCATTGCTGCTTTGTGTAGATGGTGTATTTGTGTTTTAATCTATTATTGCCATATTAATTTACAGAGATAAAAGTAAGTCACCCAGTTAGCTGTAATTTTGAAAAGCATTTTAAAATCATGCCTTCATGTAaccatttcctctcattccacACATGCTAAGGTGATGTTCATTCCTCATAATACTTAGTTCAATTCTTTTACTCTGAACCTGATCATCATTTCATCCACACCTTCCATATAATCATAAAAACAAACCGTCAGGGTCGCTTTTCCATAGTAAACCAAGATAGTGGCCATCACAAAATTAAGTAGATGCCATTCCTCATGATTCTGGTCGTGTGAACTTGTGCATACGTTACTTTCCTCTCCTGGCTGTTAAAGGGACAACCAATTGCCTATCATGCAGCCATGACATTGGTAACACAGACAAATGGTTGACTTTGTGTGGAGGCACACAAGGTCAGTACTATCGACTACATTTCTCAGTGTAATGAGATAGGATGAAAAAGAGCTTTGATCTATTGATCAGGTTTGTAGCATTGTTAAGTTTGTTGTTTCCATTGGTATGTGATGGTAAATTGAAGTTTTATTACTAATTTAAACAGTTTAGTGAGATGGTGAAGcagttttataaaaaaaattacctggattgGAAACTAACCCTCAGTAGTAATTGATATTACTGCTAATGTTagaattatttacttattagcTGTATTATTTAGTGCCAAAGCTTTATGAGGCAGCTTATTTGATAGGTCATGGAATATAAGTTACAGTTTCATGATTTTCTATAATGAAGACATCTCAAAATATTGGTCACCTACATTTAAGCTACATTGAGGCTTGAGTTATTATTCAGTATCTTAGGACAGCTACACCTGCTTTGGAAAAACTAAATTATTATGCCACACATCTTTAGcttcgtcagtcagtcagttcatcATGTATATGTAGTTATACACTGTTTTGCAATTACATATTCAAATGATGCAAAGTTTGATCattccagcatttttttttttcatcaatttatcaTATTGATTCTCTTCTGTTTTGTAGTTCACAAGAATGTGTTTGTAGTTTACTCTTTAACATTTGTGGCAAATCACAATACTCACAGATACTAATTCACACAATTCTCATTAGTGTTTAATTTTGTCAGGAAATCTTGTAACAGATGAGTCTTGTAAAAATGGTTTCATGCATGGATTTCCCTCTGAACGTTGAGGAAAGCTTTTCAAATGTTACTTCATTAAAATTTGTTGCTTAATAGTGATAAATACCATTAACAGTGCAGAAAATTGTACATCCTATGCTGTAATAAGTAGAATATATACTTGTCCCCCCATTACAGCATGATTAAATTACGATACAAAATTCAGTATTGTAATTGAGTTTTGTATCTTCAATTACTGTTGTGTAGAGGAAAATTCCCATCAAGATTACTGTCAATGGAATGCTAAGgttatctcattatttttcaaggtgcatatatataatacagaaaaaaagatgaaaagatggaGCTTTATTAAACT from Portunus trituberculatus isolate SZX2019 chromosome 20, ASM1759143v1, whole genome shotgun sequence encodes:
- the LOC123506430 gene encoding TGF-beta receptor type-1-like isoform X14, whose protein sequence is MKRLGNSLLLCCLVILVDAFQDEEVKTPGFTADNFTTIQSTISDKIAEKNLDSTETSRKLKCLCTNCPSKECETYGQCYVTIIHELSGERRIYSTDHRCNNGTAFLLDSLSSCLMTPFCNDNNQLQILQAVQGPPMRYLLLAGAVVVSLLLTVVLVAIVCYWHHHRNDRIRRGFPDVESILDRSELPLMGPHTPIRDIIELTSSGSGSGLPLLVQRSIARQIQLIDPIGKGRFGEVWCGRWRGEFVAVKIFSSRDERSWFREVEIYQTVMLRHDCLLGFIAADNKDNGTWTQLWLVTDYHENGSLFDYLMRHTVDTAGMIRMALSIATGLAHLHMDINGNKGKPAIAHRDLKSKNILVKSNGTCAIADLGLAVRYDSVTDTIDIQPNNKVGTNRYLAPECLDETLNMNHIDSFKRADVYALGLVYWEIARRCNTGGGCEDYQLPYYDMLSNDPSIEEVRKVVCTNKQRPVIPNKWQSCEDLRVMSKLMKECWYHNPAARLPALRIKKTLANLGAHDDLKC
- the LOC123506430 gene encoding TGF-beta receptor type-1-like isoform X12; the encoded protein is MKRLGNSLLLCCLVILVDAFQDEEVKTPGFTADNFTTIQSTISDKIAEKNLDSTETSRKLKCLCTNCPSKECETYGQCYVTIIHELSGERRIYSTDHRCNNGTAFLLDSLSSCLMTPFCNDNNQLQILQAVQGPPMRYLLLAGAVVVSLLLTVVLVAIVCYWHHHRPQNDRIRRGFPDVESILDRSELPLMGPHTPIRDIIELTSSGSGSGLPLLVQRSIARQIQLIDPIGKGRFGEVWCGRWRGEFVAVKIFSSRDERSWFREVEIYQTVMLRHDCLLGFIAADNKDNGTWTQLWLVTDYHENGSLFDYLMRHTVDTAGMIRMALSIATGLAHLHMDINGNKGKPAIAHRDLKSKNILVKSNGTCAIADLGLAVRYDSVTDTIDIQPNNKVGTNRYLAPECLDETLNMNHIDSFKRADVYALGLVYWEIARRCNTGGGCEDYQLPYYDMLSNDPSIEEVRKVVCTNKQRPVIPNKWQSCEDLRVMSKLMKECWYHNPAARLPALRIKKTLANLGAHDDLKC
- the LOC123506430 gene encoding TGF-beta receptor type-1-like isoform X4, yielding MKRLGNSLLLCCLVILVDAFQDEEVKTPGFTADNFTTIQSTISDKIAEKNLDSTETSRKLKCLCTNCPSKECETYGQCYVTIIHELSGERRIYREQACLNKSKQFPPGSSYKCREGHSNKIYKRMREEIFCCRDADFCNRHVTPASGGLAQPQPTQEAPPWLEPAVQGPPMRYLLLAGAVVVSLLLTVVLVAIVCYWHHHRPQNDRIRRGFPDVESILDRSELPLMGPHTPIRDIIELTSSGSGSGLPLLVQRSIARQIQLIDPIGKGRFGEVWCGRWRGEFVAVKIFSSRDERSWFREVEIYQTVMLRHDCLLGFIAADNKDNGTWTQLWLVTDYHENGSLFDYLMRHTVDTAGMIRMALSIATGLAHLHMDINGNKGKPAIAHRDLKSKNILVKSNGTCAIADLGLAVRYDSVTDTIDIQPNNKVGTNRYLAPECLDETLNMNHIDSFKRADVYALGLVYWEIARRCNTGGGCEDYQLPYYDMLSNDPSIEEVRKVVCTNKQRPVIPNKWQSCEDLRVMSKLMKECWYHNPAARLPALRIKKTLANLGAHDDLKC
- the LOC123506430 gene encoding activin receptor type-1C-like isoform X13; amino-acid sequence: MKRLGNSLLLCCLVILVDAFQDEEVKTPGFTADNFTTIQSTISDKIAEKNLDSTETSRKLKCLCTNCPSKECETYGQCYVTIIHELSGERRIYSTDHRCNNGTAFLLDSLSSCLMTPFCNDNNQLQILQVAVQGPPMRYLLLAGAVVVSLLLTVVLVAIVCYWHHHRNDRIRRGFPDVESILDRSELPLMGPHTPIRDIIELTSSGSGSGLPLLVQRSIARQIQLIDPIGKGRFGEVWCGRWRGEFVAVKIFSSRDERSWFREVEIYQTVMLRHDCLLGFIAADNKDNGTWTQLWLVTDYHENGSLFDYLMRHTVDTAGMIRMALSIATGLAHLHMDINGNKGKPAIAHRDLKSKNILVKSNGTCAIADLGLAVRYDSVTDTIDIQPNNKVGTNRYLAPECLDETLNMNHIDSFKRADVYALGLVYWEIARRCNTGGGCEDYQLPYYDMLSNDPSIEEVRKVVCTNKQRPVIPNKWQSCEDLRVMSKLMKECWYHNPAARLPALRIKKTLANLGAHDDLKC
- the LOC123506430 gene encoding TGF-beta receptor type-1-like isoform X10 is translated as MKRLGNSLLLCCLVILVDAFQDEEVKTPGFTADNFTTIQSTISDKIAEKNLDSTETSRKLKCLCTNCPSKECETYGQCYVTIIHELSGERRIYRNCFTMEQLNPKSRPFICMNTGNKAKFVNCCKDGDYCNRHVTLPPNEVAVQGPPMRYLLLAGAVVVSLLLTVVLVAIVCYWHHHRNDRIRRGFPDVESILDRSELPLMGPHTPIRDIIELTSSGSGSGLPLLVQRSIARQIQLIDPIGKGRFGEVWCGRWRGEFVAVKIFSSRDERSWFREVEIYQTVMLRHDCLLGFIAADNKDNGTWTQLWLVTDYHENGSLFDYLMRHTVDTAGMIRMALSIATGLAHLHMDINGNKGKPAIAHRDLKSKNILVKSNGTCAIADLGLAVRYDSVTDTIDIQPNNKVGTNRYLAPECLDETLNMNHIDSFKRADVYALGLVYWEIARRCNTGGGCEDYQLPYYDMLSNDPSIEEVRKVVCTNKQRPVIPNKWQSCEDLRVMSKLMKECWYHNPAARLPALRIKKTLANLGAHDDLKC
- the LOC123506430 gene encoding TGF-beta receptor type-1-like isoform X8, giving the protein MKRLGNSLLLCCLVILVDAFQDEEVKTPGFTADNFTTIQSTISDKIAEKNLDSTETSRKLKCLCTNCPSKECETYGQCYVTIIHELSGERRIYRNCFTMEQLNPKSRPFICMNTGNKAKFVNCCKDGDYCNRHVTLPPNEVAVQGPPMRYLLLAGAVVVSLLLTVVLVAIVCYWHHHRPQNDRIRRGFPDVESILDRSELPLMGPHTPIRDIIELTSSGSGSGLPLLVQRSIARQIQLIDPIGKGRFGEVWCGRWRGEFVAVKIFSSRDERSWFREVEIYQTVMLRHDCLLGFIAADNKDNGTWTQLWLVTDYHENGSLFDYLMRHTVDTAGMIRMALSIATGLAHLHMDINGNKGKPAIAHRDLKSKNILVKSNGTCAIADLGLAVRYDSVTDTIDIQPNNKVGTNRYLAPECLDETLNMNHIDSFKRADVYALGLVYWEIARRCNTGGGCEDYQLPYYDMLSNDPSIEEVRKVVCTNKQRPVIPNKWQSCEDLRVMSKLMKECWYHNPAARLPALRIKKTLANLGAHDDLKC
- the LOC123506430 gene encoding TGF-beta receptor type-1-like isoform X6 yields the protein MKRLGNSLLLCCLVILVDAFQDEEVKTPGFTADNFTTIQSTISDKIAEKNLDSTETSRKLKCLCTNCPSKECETYGQCYVTIIHELSGERRIYREQACLNKSKQFPPGSSYKCREGHSNKIYKRMREEIFCCRDADFCNRHVTPASGGLAQPQPTQEAPPWLEPAVQGPPMRYLLLAGAVVVSLLLTVVLVAIVCYWHHHRNDRIRRGFPDVESILDRSELPLMGPHTPIRDIIELTSSGSGSGLPLLVQRSIARQIQLIDPIGKGRFGEVWCGRWRGEFVAVKIFSSRDERSWFREVEIYQTVMLRHDCLLGFIAADNKDNGTWTQLWLVTDYHENGSLFDYLMRHTVDTAGMIRMALSIATGLAHLHMDINGNKGKPAIAHRDLKSKNILVKSNGTCAIADLGLAVRYDSVTDTIDIQPNNKVGTNRYLAPECLDETLNMNHIDSFKRADVYALGLVYWEIARRCNTGGGCEDYQLPYYDMLSNDPSIEEVRKVVCTNKQRPVIPNKWQSCEDLRVMSKLMKECWYHNPAARLPALRIKKTLANLGAHDDLKC